The proteins below come from a single Xiphophorus hellerii strain 12219 chromosome 14, Xiphophorus_hellerii-4.1, whole genome shotgun sequence genomic window:
- the LOC116732452 gene encoding mucin-5AC-like: AAPTTTTAAPTTTTEAPTTTTAAPTTTTAAPTTTTTTAAPTTTTAAPTTTTAAPTTTTAAPTTTTTAAPTTTTAAPTTTTAAPTTTTATPTTTTAAPTTTTATATTTTATPTTTTAAPTTTTAAPTTTTTAAPTTTAAAPTTTTTAAPTTTTAAPTTTTTAAPTTTTAAPTTTTAAPTTTTATPTTTTATPTTTTAAPTTTTATATTTTVAPTTTTAAPTTTTAAPTTTTAAPTTTTAALTTTTAAPTTTTLAPTTTTAATTTTTAAPTTTTAAPTTTTAAPTTTTAAPTTTTAAPTTTTAAQTTTTAAPTTTTATATTTTATPTTTTAAPTTTTVDPTTTTAAPTTTTAEAPTTTTAAPTTTTAAPTTTTAAPTTTTAATTTTTVVPTTTTAAPTTTTAAPTTTTAAPTTTTAAPTTTTAAPTTTTEAPTTTTAAPTTTTAAPTTTTTTAAPTTTTAAPTTTTAAPTTTTAAPTTTTAAPTTTTTAAPTTTTAAPTTTTAAPTTTTATPTTTTAAPTTTTATATTTTATPTTTTAAPTTTTAAPTTTTTAAPTTTAAAPTTTTTAAPTTTTAAPTTTTTAAPTTTTAAPTTTTAAPTTTTATPTTTTATPTTTTAAPTTTTATATT; the protein is encoded by the coding sequence gctgctccaaccacaaccacagcagctccgaccacaaccacagaggctccaaccacaaccacagcggctccaaccacaacaacagcagctccaaccacaaccacaaccacagcggctccaaccacaaccacagctgctccaaccacaacaacagcggctccaaccacaaccacagctgctccaaccacaacaacaacagcggctccaaccacaaccacagctgctccaaccacaacaacagcagctccaaccacaaccacagctacaccaaccacaaccacagctgctccaaccacaaccacagctacagcaaccacaaccacagctacaccaaccacaaccacagctgctccaaccacaactacagctgctccaaccacaacaacaacagctgctccaaccacaaccgcagctgctccaaccacaacaacaacagcggctccaaccacaaccacagctgctccaaccacaacaacaacagcggctccaaccacaaccacagctgctccaaccacaacaacagcagctccaaccacaaccacagctacaccaaccacaaccacagctacaccaacaacaaccacagctgctccaaccacaaccacagctacagcaaccacaaccacagttgctccaaccacaacaacagctgctccaaccacaaccacagcggctccaaccacaaccacagcggctccaaccacaaccacagctgcactaaccacaaccacagctgcaccaaccacaaccacattggctccaaccacaacaacagcggctacaaccacaaccacagctgctccaaccacaaccacagccgcaccaaccacaaccacagctgctccaaccacaaccacagctgctccaaccacaacaacagctgctccaaccacaacaacagccgctcaaaccacaacaacagcagctccaaccacaaccacagctacagcaaccacaaccacagctacaccaactacaaccacagctgctccaaccacaaccacagttgatccaaccacaacaacagctgctccaaccacaacaacagcagaggcaccaaccacaaccacagctgctccaaccacaaccacagctgctccaacgacaacaacagctgctccaactacaaccacagcggctacaaccacaacaacagtggttccaaccacaaccacagctgctccaaccacaacaacagcggctccaaccacaaccacagcggctccaaccacaacaacagctgctccaaccacaaccacagcagctccgaccacaaccacagaggctccaaccacaaccacagcggctccaaccacaacaacagcagctccaaccacaaccacaaccacagctgctccaaccacaacaacagcggctccaaccacaaccacagctgctccaaccacaacaacagcggctccaaccacaaccacagctgctccaaccacaacaacaacagcggctccaaccacaaccacagctgctccaaccacaacaacagcagctccaaccacaaccacagctacaccaaccacaaccacagctgctccaaccacaaccacagctacagcaaccacaaccacagctacaccaaccacaaccacagctgctccaaccacaactacagctgctccaaccacaacaacaacagctgctccaaccacaaccgcagctgctccaaccacaacaacaacagcggctccaaccacaaccacagctgctccaaccacaacaacaacagcggctccaaccacaaccacagctgctccaaccacaacaacagcagctccaaccacaaccacagctacaccaaccacaaccacagctacaccaacaacaaccacagctgctccaaccacaaccacagctacagcaaccaca